CGTGGACCGGCGGAGGTGTCGCTGCCGTACACCTACCTGGGCGCGGACGACCGCGCCGGGTCGAACTACACGAACCAGCCGGCCGTCCACTCGTACTACGCGACCTCGACGTAGTCGAGCTCGGCCCAGCGCGACAGGTACTGCAGGCGCAGCGTGTTCCACCCGGCGTTGAGGGTGACGTCGACCGGCACCTGGCGGTACGTGTCCCACCCGGTCTGCGGGTAGTTGACCACGACCTGCGCGCCGCCGTTGACGGTCAGCCGGTGCTGGGCGTCGCCGAAGCCGGCCGCGTAGCAGACGTACACGGTGTAGCCGCCGGCCGTCGGCGCGAACACCGTGAGGTCGACCCAGCTGTCCGCGTAGTCGATGTACCCCGCGACCGCGCCCTGCGAGGCGTTGGCCGCGCCGGTGCGCACCGAGGCGCGGTTGAGCACGCCCCGCTCGGCCTCGGTGCGCACCCGGCTGCCGCGCACCACCGGCAGGTCGTTGGCCCAGCCGAGGTCGGCCCGGTACATGCCGCGCCCGCCGCCGGGCAGCCACCCGTGCAGGAAGATGTTGCCGCCGGCCGCGTCGACGTCCGCCCCGCCCGGACCGCTGACCGCGCCGTCGAGCGAGGCGGAGGTGATCAGTGGCCGGAAGGCCTTCGCGTACGGCCCGGTGATGCCCGCCGAGGTGGCGTAGCCGGTGTGGTAGCTGGCGTTGCCGTACGGCCCGGCCGAGTACAACAGCACGTACCGCGAGGCGCGCCGCACCAGCACCGGCGCC
This genomic stretch from Phytohabitans houttuyneae harbors:
- a CDS encoding family 43 glycosylhydrolase, with protein sequence MRRLIAVASALLLVAVLPAAPAHAVTTRPALVVNRDFPDPDVSRFGSTWYAYATNSGGNVPVATAAAAGGPWTVRGDALPALGAWASGGLTWAPDVSRRADGQYLLYYTARSRSAGRQCIGAALSGSPLGPFSPVGTGPLVCNTGEAGDIDASSFVDTDGRRYLLYKDDRNAIGQPPSIWLQPVAADGLTFQGGRTELLRNDRAEEAGVIEAPVLVRRASRYVLLYSAGPYGNASYHTGYATSAGITGPYAKAFRPLITSASLDGAVSGPGGADVDAAGGNIFLHGWLPGGGRGMYRADLGWANDLPVVRGSRVRTEAERGVLNRASVRTGAANASQGAVAGYIDYADSWVDLTVFAPTAGGYTVYVCYAAGFGDAQHRLTVNGGAQVVVNYPQTGWDTYRQVPVDVTLNAGWNTLRLQYLSRWAELDYVEVA